From one Pseudomonas fluorescens genomic stretch:
- a CDS encoding glycine betaine ABC transporter substrate-binding protein translates to MKMRRLLGVGTALVMAIGAGQALAKEVSIGYVDGWSDSVATTNVAAEVIRQKLGYDVKLQAVATGIMWQGVATGKLDAMLSAWLPVTHGEYWTKNKDNVVDYGPNFKDAKIGLIVPEYVKANSLADLKTDDSFKKKIVGIDAGSGVMLKTDQAIKDYDLTGYKLQASSGAAMTAELGRAYAKQQSIAVTGWVPHWMFAKWKLKFLEDPKGVYGAAETVNSIGSKELDKKAPEVAAFLKKFQWQSKDEIGEVMLAIQEGAKPEAAAKDWVAKHPERVAEWTAK, encoded by the coding sequence ATGAAAATGCGACGACTCCTGGGGGTGGGCACCGCCCTGGTAATGGCCATTGGCGCGGGGCAAGCGCTGGCCAAGGAAGTGAGCATCGGCTATGTCGATGGCTGGTCCGACAGTGTGGCGACCACCAACGTCGCCGCCGAAGTCATCAGGCAGAAACTCGGCTATGACGTCAAACTGCAGGCCGTGGCCACCGGCATCATGTGGCAGGGTGTGGCCACCGGCAAGCTCGATGCCATGCTCTCGGCCTGGCTGCCGGTAACCCATGGCGAATACTGGACCAAGAACAAGGACAACGTGGTCGACTACGGCCCCAACTTCAAGGATGCCAAGATCGGCCTGATCGTCCCCGAGTACGTCAAGGCCAACTCCCTGGCTGATCTGAAGACCGATGACAGCTTCAAGAAGAAAATCGTCGGCATCGACGCAGGCTCCGGCGTCATGCTCAAGACCGACCAGGCCATCAAGGACTACGACCTCACCGGCTACAAGCTGCAAGCCAGCTCCGGCGCGGCGATGACCGCAGAACTGGGCCGCGCCTATGCCAAGCAGCAATCGATCGCGGTGACCGGCTGGGTGCCGCACTGGATGTTCGCCAAGTGGAAGCTCAAGTTCCTTGAAGACCCCAAAGGCGTGTATGGCGCCGCCGAAACCGTCAACAGCATCGGCAGCAAGGAGCTGGACAAGAAGGCGCCGGAAGTGGCGGCGTTCCTGAAGAAGTTCCAGTGGCAGTCCAAGGATGAAATCGGCGAGGTCATGTTGGCCATTCAAGAGGGTGCAAAACCCGAAGCCGCGGCCAAGGACTGGGTGGCCAAACACCCCGAGCGCGTAGCCGAGTGGACCGCTAAATAA
- a CDS encoding DUF485 domain-containing protein: MNDSIYLSIQNSPRFKELVSKRERFAWILSAIMLGLYAAFILLIAYGPHILGAKLSPDSSITWGIPLGVGLIISAFILTAIYVRRANGEFDEMNKAILKEAQQ, encoded by the coding sequence ATGAACGACAGCATTTACCTATCGATACAAAACAGCCCGCGGTTCAAGGAGCTGGTTTCAAAACGCGAACGTTTCGCCTGGATTCTCTCGGCGATCATGCTCGGTCTCTACGCCGCCTTCATCCTGTTGATTGCCTATGGCCCGCATATCCTCGGTGCCAAGCTCAGCCCTGACTCGTCGATCACCTGGGGTATTCCCCTCGGTGTCGGTCTGATCATCTCGGCCTTCATCCTCACGGCCATCTACGTGCGTCGCGCCAATGGCGAGTTCGACGAGATGAACAAGGCGATCCTCAAGGAGGCTCAGCAATGA
- a CDS encoding cation acetate symporter — protein sequence MIRRLLATLAFGVFAPAVWAADALTGAVQKQPLNVSAIVMFVAFVGATLCITYWASKRNKSASDYYAAGGRITGFQNGLAIAGDYMSAASFLGISALVFTSGYDGLIYSIGFLVGWPIILFLIAERLRNLGKYTFADVASYRLGQKEIRTLSASGSLVVVAFYLIAQMVGAGKLIQLLFGLDYHVAVILVGILMCMYVLFGGMLATTWVQIIKAVLLLSGASFMALMVMKHVNFDFNALFSEAIKVHPKGEAIMSPGGLVKDPISAFSLGLALMFGTAGLPHILMRFFTVSDAKEARKSVLYATGFIGYFYILTFIIGFGAILLVSTNPEFKDAAGALIGGNNMAAVHLADAVGGSVFLGFISAVAFATILAVVAGLTLAGASAVSHDLYASVIKKGKANEKDEIRVSKITTVFLGVLAIGLGILFESQNIAFMVGLAFSIAASCNFPVLLLSMYWKKLTTRGAMIGGWMGLISAVALMILGPTIWVQILGHEKAIYPYEYPALFSMLIAFAGIWFFSITDKSKAADDERALFFPQFVRSQTGLGASGAVSH from the coding sequence ATGATCCGGCGTCTACTGGCAACCCTGGCCTTCGGCGTTTTTGCACCCGCCGTCTGGGCCGCTGACGCCCTCACCGGCGCGGTGCAGAAACAACCCTTGAACGTCTCGGCGATCGTCATGTTCGTCGCTTTCGTCGGTGCCACCCTGTGCATCACCTACTGGGCGTCCAAACGTAACAAGTCCGCCTCCGACTACTATGCCGCCGGCGGGCGCATCACCGGTTTCCAGAACGGTCTGGCGATTGCCGGCGACTACATGTCGGCCGCCTCTTTCCTGGGTATTTCCGCCCTGGTGTTCACCTCTGGCTACGACGGCCTGATCTACTCGATCGGCTTCCTGGTCGGCTGGCCGATCATCCTCTTCCTGATCGCCGAGCGCCTGCGCAACCTGGGTAAATACACCTTTGCCGACGTCGCCTCGTACCGCCTCGGGCAAAAAGAAATCCGCACCCTGTCGGCCTCCGGCTCGCTGGTGGTGGTGGCTTTCTACCTGATCGCGCAGATGGTCGGTGCCGGCAAGCTGATCCAGCTGCTGTTCGGCCTGGACTACCACGTCGCGGTGATCCTGGTCGGCATCCTGATGTGCATGTACGTGCTGTTCGGCGGCATGCTCGCGACCACCTGGGTCCAGATCATCAAGGCCGTGCTGCTGCTCTCCGGTGCCAGCTTCATGGCGCTGATGGTGATGAAGCACGTCAACTTCGACTTCAACGCGCTGTTCTCCGAGGCGATCAAGGTTCACCCCAAAGGTGAAGCGATCATGAGCCCGGGCGGCCTGGTCAAGGATCCGATCTCGGCGTTCTCGCTGGGCCTGGCGCTGATGTTCGGTACCGCCGGCTTGCCACACATCCTGATGCGCTTCTTCACCGTCAGCGACGCCAAGGAAGCGCGCAAGAGCGTGCTGTACGCCACCGGCTTCATCGGCTACTTCTACATCCTGACCTTCATTATCGGCTTCGGCGCGATCCTGCTGGTCAGCACCAACCCGGAATTCAAGGACGCCGCCGGCGCCCTGATCGGCGGTAATAACATGGCAGCGGTGCACCTGGCCGACGCCGTGGGTGGCAGCGTGTTCCTCGGCTTCATCTCGGCAGTGGCCTTCGCCACCATTCTGGCAGTGGTTGCCGGCCTGACCCTGGCCGGTGCCTCGGCAGTGTCCCACGACCTGTATGCCAGCGTGATCAAGAAGGGCAAGGCCAACGAGAAGGATGAGATCCGCGTCTCGAAGATCACCACTGTCTTCCTTGGCGTGCTGGCAATCGGCCTGGGTATCCTGTTTGAGAGCCAGAACATCGCCTTCATGGTCGGCCTGGCGTTCTCCATCGCCGCCAGCTGCAACTTCCCGGTGCTGCTGCTCTCGATGTACTGGAAGAAGCTGACCACCCGTGGCGCCATGATCGGCGGCTGGATGGGCCTGATCAGTGCCGTGGCGCTGATGATCCTCGGCCCGACCATCTGGGTGCAGATCCTCGGTCACGAGAAGGCGATCTACCCGTACGAGTACCCGGCGCTGTTCTCGATGCTCATTGCCTTTGCCGGTATCTGGTTCTTCTCGATCACCGACAAGTCCAAGGCTGCCGATGATGAACGCGCACTGTTCTTCCCGCAGTTCGTGCGCTCGCAGACTGGCCTGGGTGCCAGCGGTGCGGTGTCTCACTAA
- a CDS encoding DUF3309 family protein: MGTILIIILILLLIGGLPVFPHSRSWGYGPSGIIGTVLIILLILLLLGKI; the protein is encoded by the coding sequence ATGGGCACCATACTTATCATCATCCTGATTCTGCTGTTGATCGGTGGCTTACCCGTCTTTCCGCACTCCAGAAGTTGGGGTTATGGGCCGTCCGGCATCATCGGTACCGTGCTGATCATCCTGTTGATCCTGTTGTTACTCGGCAAGATTTAA
- a CDS encoding SDR family oxidoreductase codes for MQKRMMITGAGSGLGREIALRWAREGWQLALADVNEAGLKQTLALVREAGADGFVQRCDVRDYSQLTALAQACEEKFGGIDVIVNNAGVASGGFFAELSLEDWDWQIAINLMGVVKGCKAFLPLLERSKGKIINIASMAALMQGPAMSNYNVAKAGVLALSESLLIELRQQEVAVHVVCPSFFQTNLLESFRGPTPAMKAQVGKLLESSPISAADIADYIHQQVAAGEFLILPHEQGREAWKLKQRNPQVLYDEMASMAEKMRAKARPSQA; via the coding sequence ATGCAAAAGCGCATGATGATCACCGGTGCCGGCTCAGGGCTTGGGCGCGAAATTGCCTTGCGCTGGGCGCGTGAGGGTTGGCAATTGGCCCTGGCCGATGTCAACGAGGCTGGCCTCAAGCAAACCCTGGCACTGGTGCGTGAGGCGGGCGCCGACGGCTTCGTGCAGCGCTGCGATGTGCGCGACTACAGCCAGCTCACGGCGCTGGCCCAGGCCTGTGAAGAAAAGTTCGGCGGCATCGATGTGATCGTCAACAACGCCGGTGTGGCCTCGGGTGGCTTTTTCGCCGAGCTGTCGCTGGAAGACTGGGACTGGCAGATCGCAATCAACCTGATGGGCGTGGTCAAGGGCTGCAAGGCCTTCCTGCCGCTGCTCGAGCGCAGCAAGGGCAAGATCATCAACATTGCGTCGATGGCAGCCCTGATGCAGGGCCCGGCGATGAGCAACTACAACGTCGCCAAGGCCGGGGTGCTGGCCCTGTCGGAAAGCCTGCTGATCGAGCTGCGCCAGCAGGAGGTTGCGGTGCACGTGGTCTGCCCGTCGTTCTTCCAGACCAACCTGCTCGAATCGTTCCGTGGCCCGACCCCGGCGATGAAAGCCCAGGTCGGCAAGCTGCTGGAAAGCTCGCCGATCAGCGCCGCCGATATCGCCGATTACATCCACCAGCAAGTGGCCGCCGGCGAGTTCCTGATCTTGCCCCATGAACAGGGCCGTGAAGCCTGGAAGCTCAAGCAGCGCAACCCGCAGGTGCTCTACGATGAAATGGCCAGCATGGCCGAGAAAATGCGCGCCAAGGCCCGGCCGTCCCAGGCTTGA
- a CDS encoding YnfA family protein, which yields MINYLWFFLAAVFEIAGCYGFYMWLRLGKSGWWIAPALLSLTLFALILTRVEAAYAGRAYAAYGGIYIVTSLLWLALVERARPLGSDWIGALLCVLGASIIVLGPRLQSA from the coding sequence GTGATCAATTACCTGTGGTTTTTCCTCGCGGCGGTCTTCGAGATCGCCGGTTGCTACGGCTTCTACATGTGGCTGCGCCTGGGCAAGAGCGGGTGGTGGATTGCCCCGGCCTTGCTCAGCCTGACCCTGTTCGCACTGATCCTCACCCGGGTCGAGGCCGCTTACGCCGGGCGCGCCTATGCCGCCTATGGCGGCATCTATATCGTCACTTCGCTGTTGTGGTTGGCGCTGGTCGAGCGGGCGCGGCCGCTGGGCAGTGACTGGATCGGTGCGCTGCTGTGTGTGTTGGGCGCCAGTATCATTGTCCTGGGGCCACGCTTGCAGAGCGCTTGA
- the csrA gene encoding carbon storage regulator CsrA gives MLVIGREIGEIIAIDDHIKIKVLSVEGNTVRFGISAPRHVEVHRAEIYKRIVEQLAKQTG, from the coding sequence ATGTTGGTAATAGGCCGCGAAATAGGCGAAATCATCGCCATTGACGATCACATCAAGATCAAGGTGTTGTCGGTGGAGGGCAATACTGTGCGCTTTGGCATCAGTGCGCCGCGGCACGTCGAAGTGCACCGGGCGGAGATCTACAAGCGCATTGTCGAGCAGTTGGCCAAGCAGACCGGCTGA
- a CDS encoding YheU family protein, producing the protein MLIPYDQLEAETLTRLIEDFVTRDGTDNGDDTPLETRVLRVRQALAKKQAFILFDLESQQCQLLAKHDVPKELLE; encoded by the coding sequence ATGCTGATTCCCTACGACCAACTGGAAGCCGAAACCCTCACCCGTTTGATCGAGGATTTCGTCACCCGCGATGGCACCGACAACGGTGACGACACCCCGCTGGAAACCCGCGTGCTGCGGGTGCGCCAGGCGCTGGCAAAAAAACAGGCGTTCATTCTGTTCGACCTTGAAAGCCAGCAATGCCAGTTGCTGGCCAAGCACGACGTGCCCAAGGAACTGCTCGAGTGA
- a CDS encoding osmoprotectant NAGGN system M42 family peptidase, which produces MPEQIPEPDLKYLQKVLLEMLAIPSPTGFTDTIVRYVAERLEELGIPFELTRRGTIRATLKGRKSSPDRAVSAHLDTIGASVRAIQDNGRLSLVPVGCWSSRFAEGSRVSVFTDTGVLRGSVLPLMASGHAFNTAIDQMPVSWEHIELRLDAYCATRADCESLGIGIGDFVAFDPLPEFTESGHISARHLDDKAGVAALLASLKAVVESGAQPLIDCHPLFTITEETGSGAAAALPWDVSEFVGIDIAPVAPGQHSSEHAVSVAMQDSAGPYDYHLSRHLLKLAREHELPARRDVFRYYFSDAHSAITAGHDIRTALLAFGCDATHGYERTHIDSLAALSRLLTAYLLSPPVFASDSQATGNSLESFSHQLEHDAQMESDTRVPAVDSLVGNKN; this is translated from the coding sequence ATGCCAGAACAGATCCCCGAACCCGACCTCAAGTACCTGCAGAAAGTCCTGCTGGAAATGCTCGCCATCCCCAGCCCCACCGGCTTTACCGACACTATCGTGCGTTATGTGGCCGAGCGCCTGGAAGAGCTCGGCATCCCTTTCGAGCTGACCCGCCGCGGCACCATCCGCGCCACCCTCAAGGGCCGCAAGAGCTCGCCGGACCGTGCGGTCTCCGCGCACCTGGACACCATTGGCGCCAGCGTGCGGGCCATCCAGGACAACGGCCGGCTGTCGCTGGTGCCGGTGGGTTGCTGGTCCAGCCGCTTTGCCGAAGGCAGCCGCGTCAGCGTGTTCACCGACACCGGCGTGCTGCGCGGCAGCGTGTTGCCGCTGATGGCCAGCGGGCACGCATTCAACACCGCCATCGACCAGATGCCGGTCAGCTGGGAACATATCGAACTGCGCCTGGACGCCTATTGCGCCACCCGCGCCGATTGCGAATCGCTGGGGATTGGTATCGGTGACTTCGTCGCCTTCGACCCGCTGCCGGAGTTCACCGAGAGCGGCCATATCAGCGCCCGCCACCTGGATGACAAGGCCGGTGTCGCGGCGTTGCTGGCGTCGCTCAAGGCCGTGGTTGAAAGCGGCGCGCAGCCGTTGATCGACTGCCACCCTCTATTCACCATCACTGAAGAAACCGGCTCCGGCGCCGCCGCAGCGCTGCCCTGGGACGTCAGCGAATTCGTCGGCATTGACATTGCCCCGGTAGCGCCCGGGCAACATTCCAGCGAGCACGCGGTCAGCGTGGCCATGCAGGATTCGGCCGGGCCCTACGACTATCACCTGTCCCGTCACCTGCTCAAGCTTGCCCGCGAGCACGAGCTGCCGGCACGGCGCGATGTGTTCCGCTACTACTTCAGCGACGCGCATTCGGCGATCACCGCCGGCCACGACATCCGTACCGCCCTGCTGGCCTTCGGTTGCGACGCCACCCACGGCTACGAGCGCACCCATATCGACAGCCTCGCCGCACTGAGCCGCCTGCTGACCGCCTACCTGCTCAGCCCGCCGGTGTTCGCCAGCGACTCGCAAGCCACCGGCAATTCGCTGGAGAGCTTCAGCCATCAGCTTGAGCACGATGCGCAGATGGAAAGCGATACCCGTGTGCCGGCAGTCGACAGCCTGGTCGGCAACAAAAACTAG
- the ngg gene encoding N-acetylglutaminylglutamine synthetase yields the protein MKAHASPYGQRLLRGQVPSYERLQAQLAGDGSEPHDQPRSLHCGWGRLLIGHTYPDPASLASALLDECPGERDIALYVAAPQQVLAQAPQQLFLDPSDTLRLWFSDYRPAQRVFRGFRIRRAQSDSDWQAINALYQARGMLPIDPELLTPRHQGGPVYWLAEDEDSGTIIGSVMGLDHHKAFADPEHGSSLWCLAVDPQCTRPGVGEVLVRHLIEHFMSRGLTCLDLSVLHDNRQAKRLYAKLGFRNLPTFAVKRKNGINQPLFLGPGPQAGLNPYARIIVEEAYRRGIDVQVDDTDAGLFTLNHGGRRVRCRESLSDLTTAVSMTLCQDKSLTHRALNAAGLQVPAQQLAGNADDNLAFLEDHGAVVVKPLDGEQGNGVAVNLTTLDEINEAVESARRFDSRVLLESFHAGLDLRIVVIGFEVVAAAIRHPAQIVGDGQHAVGALIEAQSRRRQAATGGESRIPLDHETQRTLHAAGVDYDTVLPAGQRLAVRGTANLHTGGCLEDVTERLHPVLGDAAVRAARALDIPVVGLDLMVKAADQPDYVFIEANERVGLANHEPQPTAERFVDLLFPHSRPAP from the coding sequence ATGAAAGCCCATGCCTCACCCTATGGTCAGCGCCTGCTGCGTGGCCAGGTGCCGTCCTATGAGCGCCTGCAGGCGCAACTGGCCGGCGATGGCAGCGAACCGCACGACCAGCCGCGTTCGCTGCACTGCGGCTGGGGACGGTTGCTGATCGGTCACACCTACCCCGACCCGGCCAGCCTGGCCAGCGCCCTGCTCGACGAATGCCCCGGCGAGCGCGATATCGCCTTGTACGTGGCGGCGCCGCAGCAGGTGCTGGCCCAGGCCCCGCAGCAATTGTTTCTCGACCCGTCCGACACCCTGCGCCTGTGGTTCAGCGACTACCGTCCGGCGCAGCGAGTGTTTCGCGGCTTTCGCATCCGCCGAGCGCAGAGCGACAGCGACTGGCAGGCGATCAATGCCTTGTACCAGGCCCGCGGTATGCTGCCGATCGACCCCGAGCTGTTGACCCCACGCCACCAGGGCGGGCCGGTGTATTGGCTGGCCGAAGACGAAGACAGCGGCACGATCATTGGCAGCGTCATGGGCCTTGATCATCACAAGGCCTTTGCCGACCCGGAGCACGGCAGCAGCCTTTGGTGCCTGGCGGTGGACCCGCAGTGCACGCGCCCGGGCGTCGGCGAAGTGCTGGTGCGCCATTTGATCGAGCACTTCATGAGCCGCGGCCTGACCTGCCTCGACCTCTCGGTGCTGCACGACAACCGCCAAGCCAAGCGCCTGTACGCCAAGCTTGGGTTTCGCAACCTGCCGACCTTTGCGGTCAAGCGCAAGAATGGCATCAACCAGCCGCTGTTCCTTGGCCCAGGCCCGCAAGCCGGGCTCAACCCCTATGCGCGGATCATCGTCGAAGAGGCTTACCGGCGCGGCATCGACGTCCAGGTCGACGATACCGACGCCGGCCTGTTCACCCTCAACCATGGCGGGCGGCGGGTGCGCTGCCGTGAATCGCTGAGCGACCTGACCACCGCCGTGAGCATGACCCTGTGCCAGGACAAGAGCCTGACTCACAGGGCTCTGAACGCAGCGGGCTTGCAGGTGCCAGCCCAGCAACTGGCCGGCAATGCCGATGACAACCTGGCCTTTCTCGAGGACCACGGCGCGGTGGTAGTCAAGCCGCTGGACGGCGAGCAAGGCAACGGCGTGGCGGTCAACCTGACCACCCTCGATGAGATCAACGAAGCGGTAGAAAGCGCCCGGCGTTTCGACAGCCGCGTACTGCTGGAAAGCTTTCACGCCGGCCTCGACCTGCGCATCGTGGTCATCGGCTTCGAAGTGGTCGCCGCCGCCATCCGCCACCCGGCGCAGATCGTTGGCGACGGCCAGCACGCCGTCGGTGCCCTGATCGAGGCGCAGAGCCGTCGGCGCCAGGCGGCCACCGGTGGTGAAAGCCGTATCCCGCTGGACCACGAAACCCAACGCACGCTACACGCCGCCGGGGTCGACTACGACACCGTGCTGCCCGCCGGCCAGCGCCTGGCCGTGCGCGGCACGGCCAACCTGCACACCGGCGGCTGCCTGGAAGACGTCACCGAGCGCCTGCACCCGGTGCTGGGAGACGCCGCCGTCCGCGCCGCCCGCGCCTTGGACATTCCGGTGGTGGGCCTGGACCTGATGGTCAAGGCCGCCGACCAGCCCGACTACGTGTTCATCGAAGCCAATGAACGGGTCGGCCTGGCCAACCATGAACCACAACCGACTGCCGAGCGCTTCGTCGACCTGCTGTTCCCGCACAGTCGACCGGCGCCCTAA
- a CDS encoding N-acetylglutaminylglutamine amidotransferase, whose product MCGLAGEFRFTPVAHPPRPADLAAVERITHHLAPRGPDAWGFYSQGPIALGHRRLKIMDLSDGSAQPMVDNQLGLSLAFNGAIYNFPELRSELESLGYAFYSGGDTEVLLKGYHAWGADLLPRLNGMFALAIWERDSQQLFLARDRLGVKPLYLSRSGERLRFASSLPALLKGGDIDPVLDPVALNHYLNFHAVVPAPRTLLANIEKLPPASWMRIDAQGRCEQQVWWQLHYGPRTDEQDLSLEDWRDRVLDSTREAVAIRQRAAVDVGVLLSGGVDSSMLVGLLREVGVDDLSTFSIGFEDAGGERGDEFQYSDLIARHYGTRHHQLRIDERQIIEQLPAAFRAMSEPMVSHDCIAFYLLSREVAKHCKVVQSGQGADELFAGYHWYPQVDGARDPFAAYRQAFFDRSYDDYAATVQPSWLLDHDAAGDFVRQHFAQPGASDAVDKALRLDSTVMLVDDPVKRVDNMTMAWGLEARTPFLDYRLVELSARIPARFKLPDGGKQVLKEAARQVIPSEVIDRKKGYFPVPGLKHLQGATLDWVRELLLDPSQDRGLFNPGALDRLLSDPHGQLTPLRGSKLWQLAALNLWLSEQGI is encoded by the coding sequence ATGTGCGGATTAGCTGGAGAGTTTCGTTTCACCCCTGTTGCCCACCCACCACGCCCGGCGGACCTCGCCGCAGTCGAGCGGATCACCCATCACCTGGCACCTCGGGGCCCCGACGCCTGGGGCTTCTATAGCCAAGGGCCAATTGCCCTCGGCCATCGCCGGCTGAAAATCATGGACCTGTCCGACGGTTCGGCCCAGCCCATGGTCGATAACCAGCTGGGCCTGTCGCTGGCCTTCAACGGCGCTATCTACAACTTCCCCGAGCTGCGCAGCGAGCTGGAAAGCCTCGGCTATGCCTTCTATTCCGGCGGCGATACCGAAGTGCTGCTCAAGGGGTATCACGCCTGGGGCGCCGACCTGCTGCCGCGCCTGAACGGCATGTTCGCCCTGGCGATCTGGGAACGTGACAGCCAGCAGCTGTTCCTCGCCCGCGACCGCCTCGGGGTCAAACCCCTGTACCTGTCGCGCAGCGGCGAGCGCCTGCGTTTTGCTTCAAGCCTGCCGGCGCTGCTCAAAGGTGGCGATATCGACCCGGTGCTCGACCCGGTGGCGCTCAACCATTACCTGAACTTCCACGCCGTGGTGCCAGCGCCGCGCACCTTGCTGGCCAATATCGAGAAACTGCCACCGGCCAGCTGGATGCGCATCGATGCCCAGGGCCGCTGCGAGCAGCAGGTCTGGTGGCAGCTGCATTACGGCCCGCGCACCGACGAACAGGACCTGAGCCTGGAAGACTGGCGCGACCGCGTCCTTGACAGCACCCGCGAGGCGGTGGCGATTCGTCAGCGCGCCGCCGTGGATGTCGGCGTGCTGCTGTCCGGCGGCGTCGACTCGAGCATGCTGGTTGGCCTGCTGCGCGAGGTCGGCGTCGACGACCTGTCGACCTTCTCCATCGGCTTCGAGGATGCTGGCGGCGAGCGCGGCGACGAGTTCCAGTACTCCGACCTGATCGCCCGCCACTACGGCACCCGCCACCATCAGTTGCGCATCGACGAGCGGCAGATCATCGAGCAGTTGCCCGCAGCCTTCCGCGCCATGAGCGAACCGATGGTCAGCCATGACTGCATTGCCTTCTACCTGCTGTCGCGGGAAGTGGCCAAGCACTGCAAGGTGGTGCAAAGCGGCCAGGGCGCCGACGAACTGTTCGCCGGTTACCACTGGTACCCGCAGGTCGACGGCGCACGCGATCCGTTCGCTGCCTATCGCCAGGCCTTCTTCGATCGCAGCTACGACGACTATGCCGCCACCGTGCAGCCGTCCTGGTTGCTCGATCACGACGCCGCCGGCGACTTCGTCCGCCAGCACTTCGCCCAGCCCGGGGCCAGCGATGCGGTGGACAAGGCCCTGCGCCTGGACAGCACGGTGATGCTGGTCGATGACCCGGTCAAACGGGTCGACAACATGACCATGGCCTGGGGCCTGGAAGCGCGCACACCGTTCCTCGACTACCGCCTGGTCGAGCTGTCGGCACGCATCCCGGCACGCTTCAAGCTGCCCGACGGCGGCAAGCAAGTGCTCAAGGAAGCCGCGCGGCAGGTCATCCCCAGTGAAGTCATCGACCGCAAAAAGGGTTACTTCCCGGTGCCGGGCCTCAAGCACCTGCAGGGCGCGACCCTGGACTGGGTGCGCGAGCTGCTGCTCGATCCCAGCCAGGACCGCGGCCTGTTCAACCCTGGTGCCCTCGACCGCCTGCTCAGCGATCCCCATGGCCAGCTGACGCCGCTGCGCGGCTCCAAGCTCTGGCAACTGGCCGCCTTGAACCTGTGGCTCAGCGAACAAGGAATCTGA